The region ATCCCTGAACAAGTCAAAAATAAGCAAGGTAATTGCGGAGTGTTATAATAAGCTGGGCCATGATGCCACCATAAAACTTCTGGATGACCTTAAGCAGATAGGTTTTGAGATTGCCACAAAAGCCGGCATATCTATTGCTATTGACGACCTGAAGATTCCGAGCAAAAAGAAGGTATTTATAGAAGAAGCTCAGAAGGAAGTAGATAGTGTAGAAAGCCAATACAGAAACGGCTTAATAACTAACGGCGAAAGATACAATAAAATTGTGGATATCTGGACGCATGCGACCGATAAAGTGACAGAGCTCATATTTAAGGAGCTGGATAGTTTTAACCCGATTTTCATGATGGCCGACTCCGGCGCCAGGGGTTCAAAACAGCAGATCAGGCAGTTGGCCGGCATGCGCGGGCTGATGGCTAAACCGTCAGGCGAAATCATAGAAAACCCTATTACCGCTAACTTCAGAGAAGGGCTTACAGTGCTTGAATATTTTATTTCTACGCACGGCGCAAGAAAAGGTTTGGCTGACACAGCACTAAAGACAGCCGACTCCGGTTATCTGACAAGGCGGCTTGTAGATGTAGCCCAAGATGTCATAGTTACAGTGGAGGATTGTCGTACTGTAAACGGCATAACGACAAGCGCCATCATCGAAGGCGATGAGGTTGTAGTAAGCCTTAAAGAAAGAATAATAGGCAGGGTGGCGCTTGATAATATAGTAGATATCATAAATGATGCGGTTATAGTAGAAGCCGGCCAAGAGATTACGGAAGAAAAGGCCGATAAGATAGAATCCTCGGGTATAGAAAAGATAAGGATACGAAGCGTTCTTACTTGCGAGTGCAGGCAGGGCGTATGCGCAAAATGTTACGGACGTAACCTTGCTACCAGAAGGATGGTGGAGCTGGGTGAAGCTGTAGGTATAATCGCGGCACAGTCTATAGGAGAGCCCGGAACGCAGCTTACGATGAGAACGTTTCATATCGGCGGAACAGCGAGTTTGAGCGTTGAAAAGCCTTACTTAGAGGCCAGGAATGACGGTACGGTAAAATACCACGGCATTAAAGCGGTCCAGCTGGAAGATAAAGGCAAATTCGTAGTAGTAAACCGGAACGGTCAAGTAAGTGTTAACGATACCGACGGCAGAGAGCTGGAAAGGCATGCCGTTCCGCAAGGCGCGCTTATAAGCGTGGAAGACGGAAAACCAGTTAAACAGAACGCGGTATTTGTCAGGTGGGATCCATACACCACGCCAATATTAACAGAGATAGGCGGAATAGTAAAATATGAGGATATTAAGGAAGAGCTTACTGTTCGGGAAGAAGTTGACGAAGCGACAAAGATAGTCAACCTCGTAGTCATTGAACATAAGGGCGACTATCATCCGCAGATCATAATTGTCAATGAAAAGCAGGAAGTCCTCGGCATATATCCGATACCGTCTGGCGCTCACATTATCGTCAAAGACGGAGAAAAGATAAAGGCGGGGCAGCTTTTGGCAAAGACGCCGAGAGTTATTACAAAGACCAAAGATATTACGGGCGGTTTACCGAGGGTTGCAGAATTATTTGAGGCGCGAAAACCAAAAGACCCGGCAATAATAAGCGAGATAGACGGCATTGTGGAGTTTGGGGAATCTAAAAAAGGTATGCGCAGGGTTGTGGTAAAAAGCCAGAGCGGGATGGCTAAAGAATACCTTATACCTCCCGGAAAGCACCTCAACGTTTATAAAGGCGATAAGGTATATGCCGGCCAACAGCTGATCGACGGCCCGGTAGTCCCGCAGGATATACTGCGGGTATCGGGGTATAAGAAGCTGCAGGAATATCTCGTCAATGAAGTCCAGGAAGTTTACAGGCTGCAGGGTGTCAAAATTAACGATAAACACATAGAGGCTATAGTACGACAGATGCTTCGAAAAGTAAAAATAGAAGACCCCGGCGATACGGACTTTCTTTTGGGCCAGCAGGTTGATAAATTCGATTTTATAGAAGAGAACGAGCGCGTAATGAAGAAGAAAGACAAGCCGGCAAAGGCATCGCCGGTA is a window of Candidatus Omnitrophota bacterium DNA encoding:
- the rpoC gene encoding DNA-directed RNA polymerase subunit beta'; amino-acid sequence: MINFENPFDSISIKIASPEVMKSWSHGEVRKPETINYRTFKPEKDGLFCEKIFGPTRDWECSCGKYKRIKHKGIICDRCGVEVTRSNVRRQRMGHIELAAPVSHVWFFKASPSRMSALLELSLRDLERVIYYEEYIVLDPGDAPVKKRDMLTEDRYREYKEKFGGNLKAKMGAEAIRDLLKEVNINEMAKKLYRGLKDAKTEQSQKKLSKQLRIIESFNRSGNKAEWMILDVIPVIPPDLRPLVPLDGGRFATSDLNDLYRRVINRNNRLKKLIELKAPEVIIRNEKRMLQEAVDALFDNGRHGRPVLGPGNRPLKSLSDMLKGKQGRFRQNLLGKRVDYSGRSVIVIGPELKLHECGLPKKMALELFEPFIIKKLKEKGFVHTIKSAKRIVEREKLEVWDILDEVIKEHPVMLNRAPTLHRLGIQAFQPKLIEGKAIRIHPLVCAAFNADFDGDQMAVHVPLSLEAQMECRILLMSINNIFSPSDGRPIAVPSQDIVLGCCYLTKEKEGLKGQGKVFASKEEVVIAYNDNEIDMHAKIKLKLENNIIETTPGRVLFNECLPKGLDFVNESLNKSKISKVIAECYNKLGHDATIKLLDDLKQIGFEIATKAGISIAIDDLKIPSKKKVFIEEAQKEVDSVESQYRNGLITNGERYNKIVDIWTHATDKVTELIFKELDSFNPIFMMADSGARGSKQQIRQLAGMRGLMAKPSGEIIENPITANFREGLTVLEYFISTHGARKGLADTALKTADSGYLTRRLVDVAQDVIVTVEDCRTVNGITTSAIIEGDEVVVSLKERIIGRVALDNIVDIINDAVIVEAGQEITEEKADKIESSGIEKIRIRSVLTCECRQGVCAKCYGRNLATRRMVELGEAVGIIAAQSIGEPGTQLTMRTFHIGGTASLSVEKPYLEARNDGTVKYHGIKAVQLEDKGKFVVVNRNGQVSVNDTDGRELERHAVPQGALISVEDGKPVKQNAVFVRWDPYTTPILTEIGGIVKYEDIKEELTVREEVDEATKIVNLVVIEHKGDYHPQIIIVNEKQEVLGIYPIPSGAHIIVKDGEKIKAGQLLAKTPRVITKTKDITGGLPRVAELFEARKPKDPAIISEIDGIVEFGESKKGMRRVVVKSQSGMAKEYLIPPGKHLNVYKGDKVYAGQQLIDGPVVPQDILRVSGYKKLQEYLVNEVQEVYRLQGVKINDKHIEAIVRQMLRKVKIEDPGDTDFLLGQQVDKFDFIEENERVMKKKDKPAKASPVLLGITKASLTTKSFISAASFQETTRVLTEAAASGRRDDLIGLKENVIMGHLIPAGTGFSEHRKIEIIKNIEAKEASKEGEKKDKEKVCPQ